One Fusobacterium nucleatum genomic window carries:
- a CDS encoding nitroreductase family protein: protein MIIENIKHTRSHRKFTEKSIKEEEILEMLEGARFSASTKNAQILRYSYTIDDEKCQKLFSAVSLGGLLKNEDKATLEERPRGFILISAKKDITTPDSRLFFDVGIASQNIILIADELGYGACIVMSYNKKAFEEILELPEDYDSKVVIILGESKDIVKLVDSKDEEDTKYFVENGIHHVPKLKLGDLILGKK from the coding sequence ATGATAATTGAAAATATTAAACATACTCGTTCACACAGAAAATTTACTGAAAAAAGTATTAAAGAAGAAGAAATTTTAGAAATGTTAGAAGGAGCAAGATTTTCTGCTTCAACTAAAAATGCTCAAATTTTAAGATATTCTTATACAATAGATGATGAAAAATGTCAAAAATTATTTTCAGCTGTTTCTTTGGGAGGACTTTTAAAAAATGAAGATAAAGCTACACTTGAAGAAAGACCAAGAGGTTTTATATTGATTTCTGCAAAAAAAGATATCACAACTCCTGATTCAAGACTTTTCTTTGATGTAGGTATAGCCTCTCAAAATATTATTTTAATAGCTGATGAATTAGGCTATGGTGCTTGTATAGTTATGTCATATAACAAGAAAGCTTTTGAAGAAATTTTAGAATTACCAGAAGACTATGATTCAAAAGTAGTTATTATTTTAGGAGAATCAAAAGATATTGTTAAATTGGTTGATTCAAAAGATGAAGAAGATACTAAATACTTTGTTGAAAATGGAATACATCATGTACCTAAATTAAAATTAGGTGACCTTATTCTTGGTAAAAAATAA